The DNA region CTGGGCGATGTCGAAGGTGACCTTCTGGCCCTCCTGCAGCTCGCGGAAGCCCTGGGCGGCGATGTTCGAGTAGTGGGCGAAGACGTCGGCGCCGCCGCCGTCCTGCTCGATGAAGCCGAAGCCCTTTTCCGCGTTGAACCACTTCACGGTGCCTGCAGCCATGTCAAATCTCCTTCGGGGGTGCGTCGGAATCCACAACCTGTGAAATCCGAGTCGCCGTGATGATCGCCCCGTCTTAAAGATTTCGGGAACCACAACTGCAACTGAGATCGAGA from Streptomyces sp. NBC_00258 includes:
- a CDS encoding cold-shock protein, yielding MAAGTVKWFNAEKGFGFIEQDGGGADVFAHYSNIAAQGFRELQEGQKVTFDIAQGQKGPTAENIVPA